The region CTGGGCGCGCTGACCGGCAACGCGGTCTGGGCGGCGGATACGATCCTGATTCCCACCAGTTACAGCCGGTTCTCGCTGGATGGCATTGTACGGGTCAGGGACATGGGTTACAAAAATGTTCAAGGACATAGG is a window of bacterium DNA encoding:
- a CDS encoding AAA family ATPase; protein product: MQKQLAPLAGDFDYCLLDCPPSLGALTGNAVWAADTILIPTSYSRFSLDGIVRVRDMGYKNVQGHRLQVE